In Niallia sp. FSL W8-0635, one genomic interval encodes:
- the gap gene encoding type I glyceraldehyde-3-phosphate dehydrogenase, whose amino-acid sequence MTVKVGINGFGRIGRLAFRKIMENPELEVVAINDLTDTKMLAHLLKYDSSQGTFQGEIEVHEGYFLVDGKKVVTTAERNPADLKWGELGVDTVIESTGFFTTKEKAEAHIQAGAKNVVISAPATGEMKTVVYNVNHDVLDGTETVISGASCTTNCLAPMAQVLQNKYGIVSGLMTTIHAYTGDQNTLDAPHPKGDFRRARAAAENIIPNSTGAAKAIGLVLPELQGKLDGAAQRVPVKTGSLTELVTVLDKKVTVEEINAAMKEAANESFGYTEEELVSSDIIGSSFGSLFDATQTKVITVGDQQLVKTVAWYDNEMSYTNQLVRTVKHFAQLATK is encoded by the coding sequence ATGACAGTAAAAGTAGGTATTAACGGTTTTGGACGTATCGGACGTTTAGCATTCAGAAAAATCATGGAAAACCCAGAATTAGAAGTGGTTGCAATCAATGATTTAACTGACACTAAAATGCTAGCACATCTTTTAAAATATGATTCATCTCAAGGAACTTTCCAAGGTGAAATTGAAGTTCATGAAGGTTACTTCTTAGTAGACGGTAAAAAAGTTGTTACAACTGCTGAAAGAAACCCAGCTGACCTTAAATGGGGAGAACTTGGTGTTGATACAGTTATCGAATCTACTGGATTCTTCACAACTAAAGAAAAAGCAGAAGCACATATTCAAGCAGGTGCTAAAAATGTAGTTATCTCTGCTCCAGCAACTGGCGAAATGAAAACAGTTGTTTACAATGTAAACCATGACGTTCTTGATGGAACTGAAACAGTTATCTCTGGTGCTTCTTGTACTACTAACTGTCTTGCTCCAATGGCACAAGTTCTTCAAAATAAATACGGTATCGTATCTGGTTTAATGACTACAATTCACGCTTACACTGGCGACCAAAACACTTTAGATGCTCCACATCCAAAAGGTGACTTCCGTCGTGCACGTGCAGCTGCTGAAAACATTATTCCTAACTCAACTGGTGCTGCTAAAGCAATCGGTTTAGTATTACCAGAACTTCAAGGTAAATTAGACGGTGCTGCTCAACGTGTTCCAGTTAAAACTGGTTCTTTAACAGAGCTTGTTACTGTTCTTGATAAAAAAGTTACAGTTGAAGAAATCAACGCTGCAATGAAAGAAGCTGCTAACGAATCTTTCGGTTACACGGAAGAAGAGCTTGTTTCTTCTGATATTATCGGAAGTAGCTTTGGTTCATTATTTGATGCAACTCAAACTAAAGTTATCACTGTTGGTGATCAACAACTTGTTAAAACCGTTGCATGGTATGACAACGAAATGTCTTACACTAACCAATTAGTAAGAACTGTTAAGCACTTTGCACAACTTGCAACAAAATAA
- a CDS encoding phosphoglycerate kinase translates to MNKKTIRDIDLKGKKAFVRVDFNVPMKDQQITDETRIQAALPTIKELMENGAIVILASHLGRPNGEVVEELRLTPVATRLSELLGKEVAKADESYGEAVKAQISKLSEGDVILLENVRFNAGEEKNDAELAKQYAELADVFVNDAFGAAHRAHASTEGIAHHIPAVSGLLMQKELDVLGKALSNPERPFTAIVGGAKVKDKIGVIDNLLDKVDNLIIGGGLAYTFVKSLGHEIGKSLLEEDKIDLAKSYMEKAKEKGVKFYMPVDVTVADDFSNDANIKTVSIEEIPADWEALDIGPKTREIYADVIKSSKLVIWNGPMGVFELDAFAKGTKAVAEALAESQDTYSVIGGGDSAAAVEKFDLADKMSHISTGGGASLEFMEGKELPGVVALNDK, encoded by the coding sequence ATGAATAAGAAAACAATTCGTGATATCGATTTAAAAGGAAAAAAAGCATTTGTCCGTGTTGACTTTAACGTACCAATGAAGGATCAACAAATTACGGATGAAACAAGAATTCAAGCTGCACTTCCAACAATTAAAGAATTAATGGAAAATGGTGCAATTGTAATTCTAGCAAGCCACTTAGGACGTCCGAATGGCGAGGTAGTAGAAGAGTTACGTTTAACTCCTGTTGCAACTCGTCTTTCTGAATTACTTGGCAAAGAAGTTGCTAAAGCAGATGAGTCATATGGAGAAGCTGTTAAAGCACAAATCAGCAAGTTATCTGAAGGAGATGTAATCCTTCTTGAAAACGTACGTTTCAATGCTGGGGAAGAAAAAAATGATGCAGAATTAGCAAAACAATATGCAGAGCTTGCTGATGTATTTGTAAATGATGCATTTGGTGCTGCACACCGTGCACACGCTTCAACAGAAGGAATCGCACACCATATCCCAGCTGTATCTGGATTATTAATGCAAAAAGAACTTGATGTTCTTGGCAAGGCTTTATCAAACCCAGAACGTCCATTCACTGCTATCGTTGGTGGAGCGAAAGTTAAGGATAAAATTGGTGTAATTGACAATCTTCTTGATAAAGTAGATAACCTAATTATTGGCGGAGGATTAGCTTATACATTTGTTAAATCTCTTGGTCATGAAATTGGTAAATCTTTATTAGAAGAAGATAAAATTGATCTTGCTAAATCTTATATGGAAAAAGCAAAAGAAAAAGGCGTTAAGTTTTATATGCCTGTTGATGTTACAGTTGCAGATGATTTCTCTAATGACGCTAACATCAAAACAGTTTCTATTGAAGAAATTCCAGCTGATTGGGAAGCATTAGATATTGGTCCTAAAACACGTGAAATTTATGCAGATGTTATTAAGAGTTCTAAATTAGTAATTTGGAACGGACCAATGGGTGTATTTGAATTAGATGCTTTCGCTAAAGGTACAAAAGCAGTAGCAGAAGCGCTTGCTGAATCTCAAGATACATATTCTGTAATCGGTGGTGGAGATTCTGCAGCAGCTGTTGAAAAATTTGATTTAGCTGATAAAATGAGTCACATTTCAACTGGTGGCGGTGCTTCATTAGAATTCATGGAAGGTAAAGAACTTCCAGGTGTAGTGGCTTTAAACGACAAATAA